In Deltaproteobacteria bacterium, the genomic window TATTTTTTCGGTGCTCAGGCAGGTTGTTGATTTTTTCAAGTGCGTACTGGTAAAAGTTTTTGGATTCAAGAAGTTTTCCACTCTGGTGAAGAATATCTCCACGCCGTGTAAGCCAGTTGGGCAGCGCTTGCACCTTCTCGGGCAATGTGTCTAGCAGTGCCAGCGCCTTTTCGTAGTTCTTGTCTTCTATCTCAAGCCTTATGAGCTCATCTACAAGCACTACAAGTGGCCCCAAACGCTTGATACCTTCCTCCAGTCCACTTCGCAACTCCCCGCGGTTTTCTGGTCCAGATTGACCGAGAAGTGCGGCACGCTCTAAGTAAAGATCGGGACTTGGATACTCGATTAACGAAATCGCAGTCCCGAGATCTGCTATTGCCACTGCGAGGTGATTTAACTGCTTTAAAGCTCGTGCTCGTTTAATAAATCCCTCTGCATCATCCGGACGGTTAGCGATGTAGCGATCCAGCAATGCACTCGCCTTCTCGGGTTCTCCCGCGTCAAGCCACATTTGTCCATTATACAAATCGACGTCTGGGAGATTCGGTTCGATATCGCGCACCTTAGCGAAATCTTTGAGTGCTTTCTCCCAAGCTCTATGTTCGCGATGTAAATCGCCTCGTCGCAAATATAGCGTGCCATTGTTTGGGTCTGCCTCAATCTTTTTTGTAAGCACTTCGATGCGAGCTTCTATCTCGGGATGCGCCAGCGCAAAAGACGGCAAGCCTAGGAGCAAAAAGACAAACGGCAACGAACAGTAGTAAGAATATTTGAGTGACATAAGAACCTTTTGGGAGATATCTCACTCCGCCTGACATATTCCAGCACAGCCTATAACAAATCCTCCTCAAGCGATAGTGTACGCTGACTACTGTATCTCCCTCAATCCCGACGGTGCCGAAGGAGGTAGAGAATCACTCGTTCCCGACAATTGCTGAGTGCCCACTTTTTCGGGACAAGACCCGTTAGTTTTACTTTGCGTTAACGCGCCTCCACCAGAATTATCGGGTTTTCCTCTATAATTTTCCCAATAGCACTCATGATTTGCGTGCGTTCTGAGCGACCTTCCGGATCGCATAACAATCGCCCCGTGCGAAATTGATCTTTGTAAAAATCGTCGTATTTACCGTCATCATTTATACCGTCGCCATTCGCATCCACGAAATAATCAAAAGGATCTTTCGCGATGACGTCAAAATTCGATACTGAGCTAGCCCCGCACTTCTGGTCTAACAATGTAGTCACATTGGCGCATTGGCCTTTAGCGTTTCGGCAGCAAGGACGCACGGGGATCCAGGAACCGCCTGTAGGAACTGCAGCATAGTCATAGAAAATATTTGGTGCCCAAAATGGATTGTCATCAACACCAGCGAAACGAGGTTTGACCATGCTATAATTAAGCTCACGTGCTTCCTCCTCTCTCATGCAACGCTTGTTATCATATTTTCTTAAAAGCGTGTGCGGTCTTACTCTTTCGCCGAAGAGAACGAAATGAACGGCGGTTTTGCTCTGCGCAAGTTGCTGAGCAATATCAAAAACTTCGTAAGTAGAATCGCGAAACACACTCGACTCTGTACGGCAATACCTAGTAGCAGTAGAAGTTTCATCGTAGCGGCACATAGTTATGCCGTCGGTAAAAATCACGATGAAGCTCTCAACCGCGGATTCTGCCCCAAAAGTTGCCTTGGCATTGGCGAGCATCGTCTTACCTGCTTGCAAGGCATACGGAAGATCGGTAAACACCCTAGGCCTATCCGAAGTGCCGTGAAGCCCATCTTTTCTCGGGAACAGGAGTTTGTCGATCTTATTATCTATGTTGCTTGCATCAGTTGCCTTGTAAAACTCACAAAATTCTCCTCCCTGAGTGCAAGACGTTGACGTCCACTGTAAATCCGGCACAGGCTCTCCAATATTGAGTGTGCGAACGTTAAGGATGTCATCGTCAAACCCTGCCAAGCCAAAAAGATCGCCAGCCACTCTTCGTTGTGAAAATAACAACATGGCACTATGTATACCATCTAGGATATCGGTCAGGGGTTGAGGTGGTACTACTTGTTCGAACAAAAAAGTCCGGCTTGGAATGTTTTGGCCTGCCAGAGTTGTGCTTCCCTTTGCGCTTCTACAAGCATGCTCGAGCGTCACTCCATCTGAGCGAAAACGATAATGGCGTTTCGCATAGATCGGCAAAGTGGCTGGCCTTACCGCATCCAGCTCGCCATAGAGTAATGCGTCAGCATAAGGAGCCCCCGCTAGCGCCGAACAGGTATTGTCGGAAGCTAAGTAGTTGTACTCTCCTGATAGGTTTAGTCTATCCGGCCACAATCGATCCGGACGTAAATGGGTGTCAGATATTACCGAAGACGACACATCGGCGAGAAACAAACCGTGTCTAGGGACGAGCGCCGCAGTTGCCGTCACACTGTAATTAAATGTATCTCGATTAGCAATCGCACCAAAAATTGTC contains:
- a CDS encoding Tad domain-containing protein; this encodes MWTQPERGIFLPLLALISTVIIVLAALAIDSGLVNSSKAQHQHSADSAVLAAMEAYISSKDTYGEFDGQEPDYQQRLVDATERAKDILGRNVSLMFSRHFLEHTLTEYPQNNIQALQSDVSRNSGAENGKIIPGVWHFSEPQGGCAAYSAPSYVYSESVLPSCPCPSNKWAGACFQEIAIDKSNRANALRLELQLRDDSKLRTIFGAIANRDTFNYSVTATAALVPRHGLFLADVSSSVISDTHLRPDRLWPDRLNLSGEYNYLASDNTCSALAGAPYADALLYGELDAVRPATLPIYAKRHYRFRSDGVTLEHACRSAKGSTTLAGQNIPSRTFLFEQVVPPQPLTDILDGIHSAMLLFSQRRVAGDLFGLAGFDDDILNVRTLNIGEPVPDLQWTSTSCTQGGEFCEFYKATDASNIDNKIDKLLFPRKDGLHGTSDRPRVFTDLPYALQAGKTMLANAKATFGAESAVESFIVIFTDGITMCRYDETSTATRYCRTESSVFRDSTYEVFDIAQQLAQSKTAVHFVLFGERVRPHTLLRKYDNKRCMREEEARELNYSMVKPRFAGVDDNPFWAPNIFYDYAAVPTGGSWIPVRPCCRNAKGQCANVTTLLDQKCGASSVSNFDVIAKDPFDYFVDANGDGINDDGKYDDFYKDQFRTGRLLCDPEGRSERTQIMSAIGKIIEENPIILVEAR